One genomic segment of Fervidobacterium pennivorans includes these proteins:
- a CDS encoding metal ABC transporter permease: protein MTFITDLMNYEFLRNALIANVLISFVTGMVSPIIVYKRLEFIGDGLAHAIFAGVAFAVIFDFNVLLGSVLATLFFAYLVYVLSNDPGIAESTAIGMLLPVFMSIGVILFSKSPRYTADVTSYLFGNILLISKHDIYFMFFVLVFTIVMLSLKHYEISYWLADETMAKFYGIKTHIIRLLVLMLVSTVVVSALKLAGVIVMGAFLVLPGVFAKQRAKSFKNALATATLFNMTFSLIGFATAYYFDLPPGPAIVLCLFFAFLCSLLLERFV, encoded by the coding sequence ATGACTTTCATTACTGATTTGATGAACTACGAATTCTTGAGAAATGCGTTGATTGCAAATGTGTTAATCTCATTTGTGACAGGTATGGTTTCACCCATTATTGTCTACAAAAGGTTGGAGTTTATAGGTGATGGACTTGCGCATGCAATCTTTGCCGGTGTTGCGTTTGCTGTTATATTTGATTTTAACGTTTTGCTCGGTTCAGTCCTGGCAACGTTGTTTTTCGCATACCTGGTATATGTATTAAGTAACGACCCAGGAATTGCTGAAAGCACAGCCATAGGTATGCTATTGCCTGTGTTTATGTCCATTGGAGTGATACTCTTTTCTAAGTCACCTCGTTACACAGCGGATGTGACGTCTTATCTATTCGGAAACATCTTGCTTATTTCCAAGCATGATATCTATTTTATGTTTTTTGTTCTTGTGTTTACTATAGTAATGCTAAGCTTGAAACATTATGAAATCTCTTACTGGCTTGCCGACGAAACAATGGCAAAATTTTATGGTATAAAAACACATATAATTAGACTTTTAGTGCTCATGCTTGTTTCAACGGTTGTTGTATCCGCTTTAAAACTTGCAGGCGTGATTGTTATGGGTGCGTTCTTAGTGTTACCCGGTGTCTTTGCGAAACAGAGGGCAAAATCGTTTAAAAATGCACTTGCTACTGCCACACTATTTAATATGACGTTTTCATTAATTGGTTTTGCTACTGCGTACTACTTTGACCTTCCACCAGGTCCAGCTATAGTTCTTTGTTTATTCTTTGCTTTCTTGTGCTCTTTATTATTAGAAAGGTTTGTATGA
- a CDS encoding metal ABC transporter ATP-binding protein — protein sequence MASSSNNEAVVVVKNLSVKFGEIEVLRDINFKVYRKDFVGIIGPNGAGKSTLIRSILGMIPYEGEVILNGKVGYMPQLSSFNREFPISVYDFVRLPVRKEKNWKVIVDETLTKVGLEGFGKRLVGTLSGGQYQRASLARAIVGKPDIVILDEPESGVDEMGKARFYDLLYELNEDLGITILMVSHDIGMVFEKCKTVMCLNKTLHCHGPTKEIKPEDVKKLFGEFDIWIRAHSHYEVEHVHENPDFSNLEEKK from the coding sequence ATGGCAAGTAGTTCAAATAATGAAGCTGTGGTAGTTGTAAAGAATCTCTCTGTTAAGTTCGGAGAGATAGAGGTTTTAAGGGACATAAATTTCAAAGTCTACAGAAAAGATTTTGTGGGAATTATTGGTCCTAATGGCGCTGGGAAATCTACACTTATCAGGTCTATTCTTGGGATGATACCCTACGAGGGTGAAGTCATATTAAATGGAAAAGTAGGGTACATGCCTCAGCTTTCTTCGTTTAACCGGGAGTTTCCTATTAGTGTTTATGATTTCGTCAGATTACCTGTTAGAAAAGAGAAAAATTGGAAAGTGATTGTTGACGAAACGCTGACCAAGGTAGGGCTTGAAGGGTTTGGAAAAAGGCTTGTTGGAACGCTTTCTGGCGGTCAGTATCAAAGGGCATCATTAGCGAGGGCAATTGTAGGCAAGCCTGATATTGTGATACTTGACGAGCCAGAATCTGGTGTGGACGAAATGGGAAAAGCACGTTTTTACGACCTTCTATATGAGCTGAATGAAGACCTGGGAATTACGATATTAATGGTGAGTCACGATATTGGTATGGTCTTCGAGAAATGCAAAACGGTGATGTGCCTCAATAAAACGTTGCACTGTCACGGACCAACAAAAGAGATTAAGCCAGAGGATGTTAAGAAGCTCTTTGGTGAGTTTGACATTTGGATCAGGGCTCATTCACACTATGAAGTAGAACACGTGCATGAAAATCCTGATTTCTCAAATCTGGAAGAAAAGAAATAG